In a single window of the Caulobacter soli genome:
- a CDS encoding putative porin: protein MRIQTALLCAAATLVTGLAAAPAPAHAQSTDDIGVEILQLLVDEGLLPREKAQELMARAKHAAELRHQREAPAAPGVIDVPYVPEVVRNQIRDEVRQEVVAQAKTEGWVAPNTIPAWLNQVTLSGDFRMRYQGEFFDKGNFPYFPDVNAINQAGGVTDASGFPLLNSTVNRHRARYRARLGVDAKINSAVKVGLRLASGDDAGAISTNKTLGDFFNKDPIWIDRAYVEVTPVAGLSFTGGRMPNPFWSTDMVWDPDINPEGAAISARHDFGEHLAGLKLFGVGGAFPLQERGKDHKDRWMYGAQVGFEIAPVDAVTVKGAVAYYAYDRVQSEKNAPDGSRLNDFTAPPSLSQGNSVFNIRTDGLTTLAGLASDFNLLNVTGSLTYNGFGANKVKLTADYVVNQSFDAAQIAKLRGEDGVAPGDSGWQLRLDAGRDSIKKRGDWQVAAAYKRIETDAVLDIFTDSDFGLGGTDVKGYVIDANIGIYDNTSVGVSWLSTNAISRPPFAVDVLQLNLNTRF, encoded by the coding sequence ATGCGAATCCAGACCGCTCTTCTCTGCGCCGCCGCGACGCTGGTCACCGGCCTTGCCGCCGCGCCGGCCCCGGCCCACGCGCAATCCACCGACGACATCGGCGTCGAGATCCTGCAACTGCTCGTCGACGAGGGCCTGTTGCCCCGTGAAAAGGCGCAGGAGCTAATGGCCCGCGCCAAGCACGCGGCCGAGCTGCGCCATCAGCGCGAGGCCCCTGCGGCCCCGGGCGTCATCGACGTGCCTTACGTGCCTGAAGTGGTCCGCAACCAGATCCGCGACGAAGTGCGTCAGGAAGTGGTGGCCCAGGCCAAGACCGAAGGTTGGGTCGCGCCCAACACCATTCCCGCCTGGCTCAACCAGGTCACCCTCTCGGGCGACTTCCGCATGCGTTACCAGGGCGAGTTCTTCGACAAGGGGAATTTTCCCTACTTCCCGGACGTCAACGCCATTAACCAGGCCGGCGGCGTCACGGACGCCAGCGGCTTCCCGCTGCTGAACTCGACCGTCAACCGTCACCGCGCCCGCTATCGCGCGCGGCTGGGCGTCGACGCCAAGATCAATTCGGCGGTGAAGGTCGGTTTGCGCCTGGCCTCGGGCGACGACGCCGGCGCCATCTCGACCAACAAGACCTTGGGCGACTTCTTCAACAAGGACCCGATCTGGATCGATCGGGCCTATGTCGAGGTCACGCCGGTCGCGGGCCTGAGCTTCACGGGCGGCCGGATGCCCAACCCCTTCTGGTCCACCGACATGGTCTGGGATCCGGACATCAATCCCGAGGGCGCGGCCATTTCGGCGCGTCATGACTTCGGCGAGCACCTGGCCGGCCTCAAGCTGTTCGGCGTCGGCGGCGCCTTCCCGCTGCAGGAACGCGGCAAGGACCACAAGGACCGCTGGATGTACGGCGCCCAGGTCGGGTTCGAGATCGCGCCGGTCGACGCGGTGACGGTCAAGGGCGCGGTGGCCTACTACGCCTATGATCGCGTGCAGAGCGAGAAGAACGCGCCCGACGGCTCGCGCCTCAACGACTTCACGGCCCCGCCGTCGCTGTCCCAGGGCAACTCGGTGTTCAACATCCGCACCGACGGTCTGACCACCCTGGCCGGCCTGGCTTCGGACTTCAATCTGCTGAACGTCACGGGCAGCCTGACCTACAACGGCTTCGGCGCGAACAAGGTGAAGCTGACCGCCGACTACGTGGTCAACCAGTCGTTCGACGCCGCCCAGATCGCCAAGCTGCGCGGCGAGGACGGCGTGGCTCCGGGCGACTCCGGTTGGCAGCTGCGCCTCGACGCCGGCCGCGACAGCATCAAGAAGCGCGGCGATTGGCAGGTGGCGGCGGCCTACAAGCGCATCGAGACCGACGCGGTGCTCGACATCTTCACCGACAGCGACTTCGGTCTCGGCGGCACCGATGTGAAGGGCTACGTGATCGACGCCAACATCGGCATCTACGACAACACCTCGGTCGGGGTGAGCTGGCTGAGCACCAACGCCATCAGCCGCCCGCCGTTCGCGGTCGACGTCCTGCAGCTCAACCTCAACACCCGGTTCTGA